From a region of the Castanea sativa cultivar Marrone di Chiusa Pesio chromosome 10, ASM4071231v1 genome:
- the LOC142613589 gene encoding copper chaperone for superoxide dismutase, chloroplastic/cytosolic isoform X1, with protein sequence MAFLRSVATTSTAIAVSALPAAFAFCSLSSSQSSQFPKTQNLSFLNSTPNPSPTRFGLVKNFANTPSALHMDAATSVHKPTSQGDADLPELLTEFMVDMNCEGCVKAVKNKLQTVHGIKNVEADLSNQVVRILGSTSVKTMSEALEQTGRKARLIGQGIPEDFLISAAVAEFKGPEVFGVVRLAQVNMELARIEASFSGLSPGKHGWSINEFGDLTRAAASTGKVFNPIKGGSAEKPLGDLGTLDVDEKGAAFFSGMKEKLRIADLIGRSIVVYGTEEKSDPGVTASVIARSAGVGENYKSICTCDGTTIWETSDTDFIVSKV encoded by the exons ATGGCATTTCTGAGGTCAGTGGCCACAACATCCACTGCCATAGCAGTCTCTGCTCTCCCCGCTGCCTTTGCCTTctgctctctctcttcctctcaatCTTCTCAGttccccaaaacccaaaacctctcATTCCTCAACTCCACACCCAATCCTTCCCCAACTCGCTTTGGCCTCGTCAAGAATTTCGCTAACACGCCCTCAGCCCTTCACATGGACGCTGCCACATCTGTTCACAAACCCACCTCTCAG GGTGATGCTGACTTGCCAGAACTACTG ACCGAGTTCATGGTGGATATGAATTGTGAGGGTTGTGTCAAAGCTGTCAAGAATAAATTACAAACTGTTCATG GGATAAAAAATGTTGAGGCGGACTTAAGCAATCAAGTGGTGAGGATTCTTGGTTCAACGTCTGTGAAGACCATGAGTGAAGCTCTAGAGCAGACAGGTCGAAAAGCTCGATTAATTGGGCAAGGGATCCCAGAAG ATTTTCTAATTTCTGCTGCTGTGGCTGAATTCAAAGGTCCTGAGGTTTTTGGCGTGGTTCGCTTGGCTCAAGTAAATATGGAATTGGCTAGGATTGAAGCCAGCTTTAGTGGGTTGTCTCCTGGAAAACATGGTTGGTCTATTAATGAATTTGGAGATCTGACAAGAGCTGCGGCCAGCACTGGCAAAGTATTCAATCCAATAAAGGGAGGAAGTGCAGAAAAG CCACTTGGTGACCTGGGAACATTAGATGTTGATGAAAAAGGTGCGGCCTTCTTCTCAGGCATGAAAGAGAAGCTTAGGATTGCTGATCTTATTGGGCGTTCTATAGTGGTATATGGAACTGaagaaaaatcagatccagGTGTGACAGCTTCAGTAATTGCTAGAAGTGCTGGGGTTGGTGAGAACTACAAAAGCATTTGCACTTGTGATGGAACCACCATATGGGAAACAAGTGACACAGATTTTATAGTCAGCAAGGTGTGA
- the LOC142613589 gene encoding copper chaperone for superoxide dismutase, chloroplastic/cytosolic isoform X2 codes for MSEALEQTGRKARLIGQGIPEDFLISAAVAEFKGPEVFGVVRLAQVNMELARIEASFSGLSPGKHGWSINEFGDLTRAAASTGKVFNPIKGGSAEKPLGDLGTLDVDEKGAAFFSGMKEKLRIADLIGRSIVVYGTEEKSDPGVTASVIARSAGVGENYKSICTCDGTTIWETSDTDFIVSKV; via the exons ATGAGTGAAGCTCTAGAGCAGACAGGTCGAAAAGCTCGATTAATTGGGCAAGGGATCCCAGAAG ATTTTCTAATTTCTGCTGCTGTGGCTGAATTCAAAGGTCCTGAGGTTTTTGGCGTGGTTCGCTTGGCTCAAGTAAATATGGAATTGGCTAGGATTGAAGCCAGCTTTAGTGGGTTGTCTCCTGGAAAACATGGTTGGTCTATTAATGAATTTGGAGATCTGACAAGAGCTGCGGCCAGCACTGGCAAAGTATTCAATCCAATAAAGGGAGGAAGTGCAGAAAAG CCACTTGGTGACCTGGGAACATTAGATGTTGATGAAAAAGGTGCGGCCTTCTTCTCAGGCATGAAAGAGAAGCTTAGGATTGCTGATCTTATTGGGCGTTCTATAGTGGTATATGGAACTGaagaaaaatcagatccagGTGTGACAGCTTCAGTAATTGCTAGAAGTGCTGGGGTTGGTGAGAACTACAAAAGCATTTGCACTTGTGATGGAACCACCATATGGGAAACAAGTGACACAGATTTTATAGTCAGCAAGGTGTGA
- the LOC142612078 gene encoding uncharacterized protein At4g02000-like: MAEEVIYSLEKMKLKLDEEEVIAISKAAQSTLRRAWGLEDGVQIVEVRPNLFQFKFKSEFELEWVVRGGPWSFDNQVLMLRQWQPGMTAANVKFESVALWIQIWGAPFDMVSPQVATEIGKRMGEVVEVEKRKSQDTQHLFMHVKVAFPTSKPICRGAFLGSSDGQNTWVQFKYERLSMFCHFCGIMGHDIKNYAQHYASRKNGREEVCQYGDWLKATGGDFNPLQR; this comes from the exons ATGGCTGAAGAAGTGATCTATAGTTTGGAAAAGATGAAACTAAAGCTGGATGAGGAGGAAGTGATAGCCATATC GAAGGCAGCTCAAAGTACGTTGAGAAGAGCATGGGGTTTGGAAGATGGGGTTCAGATCGTGGAGGTTAGGCCCAACTTATTTCAGTTCAAGTTCAAGTCAGAGTTTGAGTTGGAGTGGGTGGTTAGAGGGGGCCCCTGGTCATTCGATAATCAAGTACTAATGCTACGGCAGTGGCAACCAGGGATGACGGCGGCCAATGTGAAATTTGAGTCGGTGGCTTTATGGATTCAAATATGGGGAGCCCCTTTTGATATGGTCTCTCCTCAAGTTGCTACGGAGATTGGAAAACGGATGGGGGAAGTAGTTGaagtagaaaaaagaaaaagccagGATACACAACACCTCTTCATGCATGTCAAGGTCGCTTTCCCGACGTCCAAGCCCATATGTAGAGGAGCATTTCTAGGCAGTTCGGATGGCCAAAATACATGGGTGCAATTTAAGTATGAAAGGCTATCTATGTTCTGCCATTTTTGCGGGATAATGGGGCATGATATTAAAAACTACGCTCAACATTATGCATCAAGAAAGAATGGCAGAGAGGAGGTCTGTCAGTATGGAGATTGGCTGAAGGCAACCGGGGGCGATTTCAATCCCCTCCAAAGGTAA